A genomic region of Eucalyptus grandis isolate ANBG69807.140 chromosome 5, ASM1654582v1, whole genome shotgun sequence contains the following coding sequences:
- the LOC120293447 gene encoding receptor-like protein 7, whose protein sequence is MAALSLYLLLTWIFLLSLFRTRFAEVLCHADESSALMEFKRSFRTNTTDWRCIHPKVHSWSLDGSGDCCSWDGIKCDEVTGRVIALNLSSSCLSGTMSPNTTLFRLVHMESLNLAFNSFNFSSIPYGFGNLSKLQYLNLSSSDFSGEIPHDISQLSKLVSLDLSSSSSETLRMPNMGGFVHNLTGLKELDLSLVSLSSPFPPMLANFSSLTLLRLASCELSGNFLVSIFQLPNLEVLSIADNSDLSGFFPEPHWGSPLKSLYLSRTNFSGEIPSSIGNLSLLNELRAENCYFSGSLPSSMGNLSHLTILDFYANNLQGQIPVSFANLTQLLELQLSNNNLQGPVPVSFANLTQLLELYLFDNNLSGDFLEWVVNLTKLTSLDISGNQLSGGFPSSFENLKQLTHLGLSGNDLHGDILGALWNLKDLKSLFLESLNLNGVLDANDLFTLKNLTKLVLSNNNISFTKSFINATTSKLAYLYLDSCNLTEFPRFIGYLSELEMLFLQHNRIQGMIPRWMWNNSKESLRYVDLSHNLLTGFENNQTNLPLPNLNILDISSNLLKTTLPVPPPLVMVYNISNNFLFGEVPTSICEVSYLTVLDLSNNTLNGTLPPCLGSIHPLILLNLARNKFDGMIPHIYLDDCALRLIDLRENQLSGIVPKSLGNCRMLEYLNLGDNQINDTFPFWLSELTYLKVIGLRSNNFHGPIESNLSQLNFTSLHILDISNNSFNGEFPSNLLKSCHAMKVMVGQDKLAYLDIETFPNASFSISMTYAMKLMNKGMKKEYAKIPYVLIAIDLSNNKFEGFIPELIGDLESLRMLNLSNNLLNGSIPPSLANLTVLEALDLSQNNLVGEIPQQLARLTFLSVFNISHNRLSGPIPHGTQFDTFESSSFAMNNGLCGSPLPNKCTNGEDAPAPPSSFKVDDEEECVFNLDWRIVLVGVGVGFSVGIVIENLIIDDKRMWFLCCSKKMAKGWKKVRKALADKKLCS, encoded by the exons aTGGCAGCCTTATCATTATATCTGCTGCTTACTTGGATATTCTTGCTGTCTCTCTTTCGTACTAGGTTTGCTGAGGTACTTTGTCATGCGGACGAGAGCTCTGCCTTGATGGAATTCAAGAGAAGTTTCAGAACCAACACGACAGATTGGCGATGCATTCATCCAAAAGTCCATTCCTGGTCACTGGATGGAAGTGGAGATTGTTGTTCATGGGACGGCATCAAATGTGATGAAGTCACCGGCCGAGTGATCGCCCTCAACCTTAGTAGCAGTTGTCTCTCAGGCACCATGAGTCCTAACACCACTCTCTTTCGACTCGTTCACATGGAGTCGCTCAATCTCGCTTTCAACAGCTTCAACTTCTCCTCAATTCCGTACGGCTTCGGTAATCTTTCAAAGTTACAATACCTTAATCTCTCCTCCTCTGACTTTTCTGGTGAAATCCCTCACGATATCTCGCAACTCTCCAAGTTAGTTTCTCTTGATTTGTCCTCTTCTTCGTCTGAAACACTTCGTATGCCCAACATGGGCGGCTTCGTTCATAACTTGACTGGGCTAAAAGAACTTGATCTTTCTTTGGTAAGCTTGTCATCACCTTTCCCACCTATGCTAGCGAATTTCTCTTCCTTGACATTGCTCAGGCTAGCATCTTGCGAATTGAGTGGAAACTTTCTAGTCAGCATTTTCCAGCTGCCAAACTTAGAAGTCCTTTCCATTGCTGACAATTCCGACCTTTCTGGGTTTTTTCCCGAGCCACACTGGGGTTCTCCATTGAAATCCTTATACCTTTCCCGAACCAACTTCTCGGGAGAAATACCCTCTTCGATTGGAAATCTTAGTCTCTTGAATGAGTTAAGAGCCGAGAATTGCTATTTCTCAGGATCGCTTCCATCTTCAATGGGTAATCTTTCTCATCTCACTATTTTGGACTTTTACGCAAATAACTTGCAAGGTCAAATCCCTGTTTCCTTTGCTAATCTTACCCAGCTATTGGAGCTACAGCTCTCTAACAATAACTTGCAAGGTCCAGTCCCTGTTTCCTTTGCTAATCTTACCCAGCTATTGGAGCTATATCTCTTTGACAATAACTTGAGCGGTGATTTTTTGGAGTGGGTGGTCAACTTGACAAAACTCACCAGCTTGGACATTTCAG GTAATCAGTTAAGCGGTGGATTTCCATCTTCATTTGAGAACCTAAAGCAGTTGACTCATCTTGGCCTTTCTGGCAACGACTTGCACGGTGATATTCTGGGCGCATTGTGGAATCTAAAGGATCTCAAGTCGCTTTTTCTCGAGTCACTTAATCTCAATGGTGTTCTCGATGCGAATGATCTATTCACACTCAAGAACTTGACAAAGTTAGTTTTGTCCAACAATAACATATCTTTCACCAAGTCATTCATCAATGCCACGACATCGAAGCTGGCCTACTTATACTTGGATTCATGCAACTTGACCGAGTTCCCACGGTTTATAGGCTACTTGAGCGAATTGGAGATGTTATTCCTACAACACAACAGAATTCAAGGGATGATTCCTAGATGGATGTGGAACAATAGCAAAGAATCTCTAAGGTATGTAGATCTTTCTCACAATCTTTTAACTGGCTTCGAAAATAACCAGACCAATCTTCCTTTGCCGAACTTGAACATTCTTGACATTAGTTCTAACTTGCTAAAAACAACCCTCCCTGTCCCACCTCCCTTGGTCATGGTATACAACATCTCCAACAATTTCCTATTTGGGGAAGTTCCAACATCCATATGTGAAGTGAGCTATCTTACCGTGCTCGATTTGTCCAACAATACTCTGAATGGCACACTTCCTCCTTGTTTGGGAAGTATTCATCCTTTGATTTTATTGAACCTTGCGAGAAATAAATTCGATGGCATGATTCCTCACATTTACTTAGATGATTGTGCATTGAGGTTGATTGACCTCAGAGAAAACCAACTAAGTGGTATTGTTCCGAAATCTTTAGGAAATTGCAGAATGCTAGAGTATTTGAATCTTGGTGACAACCAAATTAATGATACGTTCCCATTTTGGCTATCGGAATTGACCTACCTAAAAGTAATTGGCTTGCGGTCCAATAATTTCCATGGTCCCATAGAATCTAATCTAAGCCAGCTCAACTTCACCAGTTTACACATTCTGGACATTTCCAACAATAGCTTCAATGGCGAATTTCCTTCCAACTTGTTGAAGAGTTGCCACGCCATGAAGGTCATGGTTGGTCAAGATAAATTGGCATATTTGGATATTGAAACGTTTCCTAATGCTTCATTCTCCATAAGTATGACTTATgcgatgaaattgatgaataagggcatgaaaaaggaATATGCAAAGATTCCATATGTCCTCATCGCAATTGACCTCTCCAACAACAAGTTTGAAGGGTTCATTCCTGAACTCATTGGAGATCTAGAATCACTTCGCATGCTCAACCTTTCAAACAACCTTCTCAATGGTAGCATCCCTCCTTCCTTGGCCAATCTCACAGTGCTCGAAGCACTGGATCTTTCCCAAAACAATCTTGTGGGAGAGATTCCTCAACAACTAGCCCGCCTCACATTTCTTTCGGTTTTCAATATCTCTCACAATCGTCTATCAGGACCAATACCACATGGAACACAATTTGATACATTCGAGAGTAGTTCATTTGCGATGAATAATGGTTTGTGTGGAAGCCCCTTGCCAAATAAATGCACAAATGGTGAGGATGCTCCAGCACCACCATCATCTTTCAAagtggatgatgaagaagagtGTGTCTTCAACTTGGATTGGAGAATCGTGTTGGTTGGCGTCGGAGTCGGGTTTTCGGTTGGTATTGTGATAGAGAACCTGATCATTGACGATAAGAGGATGTGGTTCTTGTGCTGCTCCAAGAAAATGGCAAAAGGATGGAAAAAGGTGAGGAAAGCTCTGGCAGACAAGAAATTATGCAGCTAG
- the LOC104445913 gene encoding integrin-linked protein kinase 1 yields the protein MEDWDLRLSPPERMLRHTIDSGPYRLLSCSSKNDKAGVLQELEKGVQANFADYDKRTALHLASCEGCTEVVVLLLERGTDVNSIDRWGRTVGLDAQNPCYEIDCNEIVMEGAILIGEGAFGEVYMVKWRGTEIAAKTIRSSIASNPRVRSDFMKELALWKKLRHPNIVQFLGVLKQSDRLIFLTEYLRNGSLFDILRKRGRLDPRTAVAYALDIARNVLQDESGHLKVTDFGLSKIALAKDAEGYKMTGRTGSYRYMAPEVYRRESYGKSVDVFSFAMIIYEVHKTVGGSSSHDQLKDYSLLYLKDFAP from the exons ATGGAGGATTGGGACCTCCGGTTGTCGCCTCCCGAG AGAATGCTGCGACACACGATCGACTCAGGACCGTACAGGTTACTCTCTTGCTCAAGTAAAAACGACAAAGCAGGGGTGTTACAGGAGCTAGAGAAGGGTGTGCAAGCAAATTTTGCTGACTATGATAAGAGGACAGCTCTCCATTTGGCATCATGCGAAGGTTGCACTGAGGTGGTTGTGCTACTTCTTGAGAGAGGAACTGATGTGAACTCCATTGACCGTTGGGGTCGAACt GTTGGACTTGATGCACAAAATCCATGCTATGAGATTGACTGCAATGAGATTGTCATGGAGGGGGCTATTCTAATTGGAGAA GGAGCGTTTGGTGAAGTGTATATGGTGAAATGGCGTGGTACAGAAATTGCAGCAAAAACAATACGTTCCTCCATTGCCTCAAATCCAAGAGTTAG GAGTGACTTCATGAAGGAATTGGCTCTTTGGAAGAAGCTGCGCCACCCTAATATTGTGCAGTTCCTTGGCGTTCTAAAGCAATCTGATCGTTTAATCTTTCTCACTGAGTATCTCCGCAAT GGAAGCTTGTTTGATATActgaggaagagaggaagacttGACCCACGGACTGCAGTTGCATATGCTTTGGATATTGCAAG GAATGTGTtgcaagatgaatccggccATCTTAAGGTGACAGACTTTGGCTTGAGCAAGATTGCACTGGCTAAAGATGCAGAGGGTTACAAAATGACTGGTCGCACTGGCTCAT ATCGTTACATGGCTCCAGAAGTTTATCGTCGAGAATCATATGGGAAGAGTGTTGATGTCTTTTCATTTGCCATGATCATCTATGAGGTACACAAGACTGTGGGTGGATCCTCTTCTCATGATCAGTTGAAGGACTATTCTCTTCTATACTTGAAAGACTTCGCACCTTAG